The window CGGCTACGCCAAGTTGATTGTAATTGCCGGAATCTTGTTGGGTACATTACCGCCGTTTCTGTTGGGCTGGAACTGGGAAGAAACCATTTACCGGGCATTGATTTTCCTGGTCGTTGCCTCACCCTGTGCGCTCATGGCTTCGATTATGCCGACGCTGCTCTCCGGTATTGCTAATGGAGCGCGTCACGGCATCCTGTTTAAGAACGGGGCACAGTTGGAGCGGATTGGACGAGTGCGGGCGATCGCCTTTGATAAAACTGGAACGCTGACCATAGGAAACCTTCAAGTCGTGAACGTTCTCTCAACTCAGCCATCCACCGACAAACTTCTGCAAGTAGCGGCGGCACTGGAAAGCTTGTCAGAGCATCCGATTGGAGAGGCGATCGCTCAGTTCGCCAGTCAGCAAAACCTGCACTGGACAACAGCCGTGAACGTTCAAGCCCAGGCAGGACAGGGAATCACTGGAGAAATCAACTCCAAGATGGCGATCGTTGGTAAAGCAGCGTTTGTCCAGGCGCAAATGAACGATGCTGCAAAAACCCTGATAGAGCAGAGCCAACAGTGGGAATTTGACGGCAAAACTGTGGTTTGGGTTGCCTATGCCAGAGAAATCTTAGGCATCATTGCCGTTGCGGATACGGTACGACCGGCAGCCGCAAAAGCGATCGCCCGATTAAAACGGTTAGGAATTGAGCAGATTGTGATGCTAACTGGAGATAACTCGCGTACCGCCCACAGCATTGCTCAACAGGTTGGAGTCGATCAGGTTTATGCAGAGCTTTTGCCCGAAGAGAAAGTTGATATCATTCGCAAACTCCAGAAGCAGTATCAGGCAGTAGCAATGATTGGAGACGGCATCAATGATGCTCCTGCCCTGGCTCAAGCGGATGTGGGAATTGCGATGGGAGCCGCAGGTAGTGATGTGGCGTTGGAAACGGCAGATATTGTATTGATGGCGGATCGTCTGGAGCGACTAGAACATGCGATTCGTCTGGGTCGTCGCGCTCAAGGTGTGGTAAAACAAAACATTGTGTTTGCCTTGAGCTTCGTGGTAATTCTGTTGATTACAAACTTTACAGGTAATATCACCTTGCCGTTAGGAGTCTTGGGGCATGAAGGCTCAACGGTAATTGTGACATTAAGTGGATTGCGATTGCTGAGAGGTTAATAGACCTCTTGCAAAAGTCGCGGCTGAGGTACTATGAGAGCTAAAATTATGCGCTCGCAACAA of the Allocoleopsis franciscana PCC 7113 genome contains:
- a CDS encoding heavy metal translocating P-type ATPase; translation: MVAATRFTSRFTNLFKEHPDAVAAITCGVLVFLGWQMLNFGWLGVALFILTAAYVIGGFESAREGLTTLFKEKEFDVDLLMIVAALGAAGLGLWRQEYYLIVDGAVLILIFAISGALEGYAMQRTERSIQGLMSLTADTARMVRNGQERIIPVSELKIGDQVLIKPGELVPTDGLVIEGFSTLNQSSITGESIPAEKTVGDEVFAGTINGHGALRLKIHQPPESSLIQRVIRLVQQAQTEAPPSQQFIERFERGYAKLIVIAGILLGTLPPFLLGWNWEETIYRALIFLVVASPCALMASIMPTLLSGIANGARHGILFKNGAQLERIGRVRAIAFDKTGTLTIGNLQVVNVLSTQPSTDKLLQVAAALESLSEHPIGEAIAQFASQQNLHWTTAVNVQAQAGQGITGEINSKMAIVGKAAFVQAQMNDAAKTLIEQSQQWEFDGKTVVWVAYAREILGIIAVADTVRPAAAKAIARLKRLGIEQIVMLTGDNSRTAHSIAQQVGVDQVYAELLPEEKVDIIRKLQKQYQAVAMIGDGINDAPALAQADVGIAMGAAGSDVALETADIVLMADRLERLEHAIRLGRRAQGVVKQNIVFALSFVVILLITNFTGNITLPLGVLGHEGSTVIVTLSGLRLLRG